In one window of Azoarcus olearius DNA:
- a CDS encoding nuclear transport factor 2 family protein has product MKIRLSAALGALALLQFLGASPVCAAEGPRDVHALLQQGKAAEALVLATRLVEAQPRDAEASFARGVALAELGRQDEAISVFLKLTQDFPSQPEPYNNLAVLYAQQKQYDKARATLESALRTHPSYAVAHQNLGDLYARLASQAYEKALQADSPRSTETPTRLALITELKSDAARTAAGPRASTAAAVPPAAPKGPALAAASGSPTIAAAPPTTAVAPPPAAAPAKPVAPSAPGSAAPAVAATPNSPAIPQTTAGAPPQPAAAPRAASVPVPPAAEAPAGTASQPGADTAVAERKPAAAPEKAAQDAVLRSVQGWAQAWSRKDVKSYLAAYDKDFEVPDGRARAVWERERQQRVGKAGAITVEVDNPRISVNGDRATVRFQQHYRSSGFNGSTNKTLELVRRGDQWKIRRETVGG; this is encoded by the coding sequence ATGAAGATTCGCCTCTCCGCCGCCCTGGGCGCGCTGGCGCTGCTGCAGTTCCTCGGCGCCTCCCCCGTCTGTGCGGCTGAAGGCCCGCGGGACGTACACGCCTTGCTCCAGCAGGGCAAGGCCGCAGAAGCCTTGGTGCTTGCCACCCGGTTGGTGGAAGCACAACCCCGCGATGCCGAAGCGAGTTTCGCCCGAGGCGTCGCGCTCGCCGAACTGGGGCGGCAAGACGAGGCGATCTCGGTCTTCCTCAAGCTCACGCAGGACTTCCCGTCGCAGCCCGAGCCGTACAACAACCTCGCGGTCCTGTATGCGCAGCAGAAGCAGTACGACAAGGCGCGCGCCACGCTGGAATCGGCGCTGCGCACCCACCCCAGCTACGCCGTTGCGCACCAGAACCTCGGCGACTTGTATGCGCGCCTCGCAAGCCAGGCCTACGAAAAGGCCCTGCAGGCCGACAGCCCCCGCAGCACCGAGACGCCTACGCGGCTCGCGCTGATCACCGAACTCAAGAGCGACGCAGCCAGAACCGCTGCCGGCCCGCGCGCCAGCACCGCCGCCGCGGTGCCGCCGGCCGCACCCAAGGGACCGGCGCTCGCGGCGGCCTCGGGCTCGCCGACGATTGCCGCAGCACCGCCGACAACCGCGGTCGCGCCACCGCCGGCCGCCGCACCCGCAAAACCGGTGGCGCCGTCCGCCCCGGGCAGCGCGGCGCCGGCTGTCGCCGCCACGCCAAACTCGCCCGCAATCCCGCAGACAACCGCCGGCGCGCCGCCGCAACCGGCGGCCGCGCCCCGCGCAGCCTCCGTGCCAGTGCCGCCGGCGGCCGAAGCGCCCGCCGGCACCGCGTCCCAGCCCGGCGCCGACACGGCCGTGGCGGAACGCAAGCCGGCCGCAGCGCCCGAAAAGGCCGCGCAGGACGCGGTGCTGCGCAGCGTGCAGGGCTGGGCTCAGGCCTGGTCGCGCAAGGACGTAAAGTCCTATCTTGCGGCCTACGACAAGGACTTCGAGGTGCCCGACGGCCGCGCCCGCGCCGTATGGGAGCGCGAACGCCAGCAGCGGGTAGGCAAGGCAGGCGCGATCACGGTCGAGGTGGACAACCCGCGCATCAGCGTCAATGGCGACCGCGCCACCGTCCGCTTCCAGCAGCATTACCGCTCCAGCGGGTTCAATGGTTCGACCAACAAGACGCTGGAACTGGTCCGCCGCGGCGATCAGTGGAAGATCCGTCGCGAAACGGTGGGAGGCTGA
- the cysS gene encoding cysteine--tRNA ligase has translation MLSIHNTLSRSKEVFRPIEPGKVRMYVCGMTVYDYCHLGHARVMVVFDMVARWLRASGFDVTYVRNITDIDDKIIRRAQENGESIRALTDRFIAAMHEDADALGVLRPDHEPRATDYVASMQSLIERLHAKGLAYVAANHDVCYAVRKFEGYGKLSGKSLDELRAGERVEVAGEKKDPLDFVLWKHAKAEEPDEAKWASPWGSGRPGWHIECSAMSSDLLGEHFDIHGGGQDLQFPHHENEIAQSEGAHGHAFVNYWMHNGFVRVDDEKMSKSLGNFFTIRDVLETYDAEVVRFFILRAHYRSPLNYSDAHLDDARQALTRLYTALRSVEAAPAAVDWTESHALRFRAAMDDDFNTAEALAVLFELANEVNRGRDPLLAAQLKALGAVLGLLERDPVAFLQGSTPAASGLGPEDIEARIAARAAAKKAKDFAEADRIRAELLAAGIVLEDGAGGTTWRRA, from the coding sequence ATGCTCTCGATCCACAACACCCTGTCCCGCAGCAAGGAAGTCTTCCGTCCGATCGAACCCGGCAAGGTCCGCATGTATGTGTGCGGAATGACGGTGTACGACTACTGCCACCTTGGCCACGCGCGGGTGATGGTGGTGTTCGACATGGTGGCACGCTGGCTGCGCGCGAGTGGTTTCGATGTCACCTATGTGCGCAACATCACCGATATCGACGACAAGATCATCCGCCGTGCGCAGGAGAATGGCGAGTCGATCCGCGCGCTGACCGACCGTTTCATCGCGGCGATGCACGAAGACGCGGATGCGCTGGGCGTGCTGCGCCCGGATCATGAACCGCGCGCGACCGACTATGTGGCCAGCATGCAGAGCCTGATCGAGCGCCTGCACGCCAAGGGTCTTGCCTACGTCGCCGCCAACCACGACGTGTGCTACGCGGTGCGCAAGTTCGAGGGCTACGGCAAGCTGTCGGGCAAGTCGCTGGACGAGTTGCGCGCCGGCGAGCGCGTCGAGGTGGCCGGCGAGAAAAAGGACCCGCTCGACTTCGTGCTGTGGAAGCACGCCAAGGCGGAAGAGCCGGACGAGGCCAAGTGGGCGTCCCCGTGGGGCAGCGGCCGTCCCGGCTGGCACATCGAGTGCTCGGCGATGAGTTCGGACCTGCTCGGCGAGCATTTCGACATCCACGGCGGCGGCCAGGACCTGCAGTTCCCGCACCACGAGAACGAGATCGCGCAGTCGGAAGGCGCGCACGGCCACGCCTTCGTCAATTACTGGATGCACAACGGCTTCGTCCGCGTGGACGACGAGAAGATGTCGAAGTCGCTCGGCAACTTCTTCACCATCCGCGACGTGCTCGAAACCTACGATGCGGAAGTGGTCCGTTTCTTCATCCTGCGCGCCCACTACCGCAGTCCGCTCAATTACTCCGATGCTCACCTGGACGACGCCCGCCAAGCGTTGACGCGCTTGTATACCGCGCTGCGCTCGGTCGAGGCCGCCCCCGCGGCGGTGGACTGGACCGAAAGCCATGCCCTGCGCTTCAGGGCGGCGATGGACGACGATTTCAATACCGCGGAGGCGTTGGCGGTGTTGTTCGAACTGGCGAACGAGGTCAACCGCGGCCGCGACCCGCTGCTGGCCGCGCAGCTGAAGGCGCTCGGCGCGGTGCTCGGGCTGCTGGAGCGCGACCCGGTCGCTTTCCTGCAGGGCAGCACGCCCGCTGCGAGCGGGCTGGGGCCGGAAGACATCGAGGCCCGGATAGCGGCGCGCGCGGCGGCCAAGAAGGCCAAGGATTTCGCCGAGGCCGACCGGATTCGCGCCGAACTGCTGGCCGCGGGCATCGTTCTTGAGGACGGCGCGGGAGGCACCACCTGGCGCCGCGCCTGA
- a CDS encoding L,D-transpeptidase family protein, giving the protein MSPLHRLCAALLALGLLVPGGAATSAGLERKISDSGPDAALQDVFREIEANRLDAALDRTEALLAVYPNFRLAHLVKGDLLLARARPLKTFGNIEAAGSEVEGLREEAILRLRAYRERPPTEVVPRYLMQMGPDQRYAVVVDTRRARLYVYRNDNGKPRFVADYYASHGKAGAEKMREGDNRTPLGVYHVTSFIEPKRLPDFYGSGAFPLNYPNDWDKRLGRTGHGIWLHGTPSDTYSRPPKASEGCVVLTNQDFTSLSSYVEPGSTPVIISNEVEWLSLDDWQSSRRSLNDAIERWRRDWESLDVDRLLSNYSREFRSDRYDRDGWARQKRRAAQGREWIKVGVDKVSMFRNPGKEELVVVTFEQTYRSNGLNDVHRKRQYWVREGGEWKIVYEGAA; this is encoded by the coding sequence ATGAGCCCGCTTCACCGCCTGTGCGCCGCGCTGCTCGCGCTCGGCCTGCTTGTTCCGGGGGGCGCGGCCACGTCGGCAGGGCTCGAGCGCAAGATCAGCGACAGCGGGCCGGACGCCGCGCTGCAGGACGTTTTCCGGGAGATCGAGGCCAACCGCCTCGATGCCGCGCTCGACCGCACCGAGGCCTTGCTTGCGGTATATCCCAATTTCCGCCTCGCTCACCTCGTCAAAGGCGACCTGTTGCTGGCGCGCGCGCGCCCGCTGAAGACCTTCGGCAACATCGAAGCCGCCGGCAGCGAGGTCGAGGGACTGCGCGAAGAGGCCATCCTGCGGCTGCGGGCCTATCGCGAACGCCCGCCCACCGAGGTGGTACCACGCTACCTGATGCAGATGGGGCCGGATCAGCGCTACGCCGTGGTCGTCGACACCCGTCGCGCCCGCCTTTACGTCTATCGCAACGACAACGGCAAGCCGCGCTTCGTCGCGGACTACTACGCCAGCCACGGCAAGGCCGGCGCCGAGAAGATGCGCGAAGGCGACAACCGCACGCCGCTCGGCGTGTACCACGTCACCTCGTTCATCGAGCCCAAGCGCCTGCCCGACTTCTACGGCAGCGGCGCCTTTCCGCTCAACTACCCCAACGACTGGGACAAGCGCCTCGGCCGTACCGGCCACGGCATCTGGCTGCACGGCACCCCCAGCGACACCTATTCGCGCCCGCCCAAGGCCTCCGAAGGCTGCGTGGTGCTGACCAACCAGGATTTCACCAGCCTTTCCAGCTATGTCGAACCGGGCTCCACCCCGGTGATCATCAGCAACGAGGTCGAGTGGCTGAGCCTGGACGACTGGCAGAGCAGCCGGCGCAGCCTCAACGACGCCATCGAGCGCTGGCGGCGCGACTGGGAGAGCCTGGACGTCGATCGGCTGCTGTCCAACTACTCGCGGGAGTTCCGCAGCGACCGTTACGACCGCGACGGCTGGGCCAGGCAGAAGCGGCGCGCGGCGCAGGGCCGCGAGTGGATCAAGGTCGGCGTGGACAAGGTCAGCATGTTCCGCAACCCCGGCAAGGAAGAACTCGTCGTCGTCACCTTCGAACAGACCTACCGCAGCAACGGTCTCAACGACGTGCACCGCAAGCGTCAGTACTGGGTGCGCGAAGGCGGCGAGTGGAAGATCGTCTACGAAGGCGCCGCCTGA